A genomic segment from Orrella daihaiensis encodes:
- a CDS encoding bifunctional hydroxymethylpyrimidine kinase/phosphomethylpyrimidine kinase, protein MLVATPPTVLVFGLFDPTGRTDIPADSITCAAHGAHALCVPTAMAISDTAGIHGLERANAEQIDEQARCLLEDMPVAAIKVGTVMCPEIASVIASVAADYSDAPMVLQLGPQENPQDTPDQDMEGGEVAPSVGATLELLLPQASVVVMPASAMTRWLNDEVLNNFNPADGPAALLTLGATWALVTGFAQRPGSLVNLLLGPEGETIALPCPPNAALPQRLQDLSGLTATALACGLAQGMTVIDSAKLACDYAEQAASKAFQAGMGQKLANRHKSGKP, encoded by the coding sequence TTGCTCGTTGCAACCCCACCCACTGTGCTTGTGTTTGGCCTGTTCGATCCGACCGGCCGCACCGACATTCCAGCTGACAGCATCACCTGCGCGGCTCATGGCGCGCATGCGCTATGCGTACCCACGGCAATGGCCATCTCGGATACAGCTGGCATTCACGGACTTGAGCGCGCAAATGCTGAGCAAATCGACGAGCAGGCACGTTGCCTGCTTGAAGACATGCCGGTGGCGGCTATCAAGGTCGGCACCGTGATGTGCCCTGAAATCGCTAGTGTCATTGCCAGCGTGGCAGCCGACTACAGCGATGCCCCCATGGTGTTACAGCTTGGCCCACAAGAAAACCCTCAAGACACGCCAGATCAGGACATGGAGGGTGGCGAGGTAGCACCTAGCGTCGGGGCCACCCTGGAGCTGCTGTTGCCACAGGCCTCGGTCGTCGTGATGCCAGCTAGCGCCATGACGCGTTGGCTAAACGACGAGGTGTTGAATAATTTCAACCCCGCGGACGGCCCTGCAGCTCTATTAACGCTAGGCGCCACCTGGGCGCTGGTCACGGGATTTGCCCAACGACCGGGGTCTCTGGTCAATCTGCTGCTAGGCCCTGAGGGCGAGACAATCGCCTTGCCATGCCCGCCCAACGCCGCGCTGCCACAGCGCCTACAGGATCTCAGTGGACTGACCGCAACGGCGCTGGCCTGTGGCTTGGCTCAAGGCATGACGGTGATCGACTCTGCCAAACTTGCCTGTGACTATGCCGAGCAGGCTGCCAGCAAAGCATTTCAGGCTGGTATGGGACAAAAGCTCGCCAACCGCCACAAGTCCGGCAAACCATGA
- the thiE gene encoding thiamine phosphate synthase translates to MKQALRFPSGLYGVTPDWHDADRLEQAIRQAAAGGMTAVQLRLKEVTPTQRRAIAQHLLPVCRDLQVPLIMNDDWQLAIELGADGVHLGKDDADPAQVRSQLPPSMLLGVSCYSDLDRARQMLAVGVDYIAFGAMFSSGTKPQASRAQLTILTQAQALVKSMAPRPAVVAIGGITADNAASVLAAGADSLAVVGGLFITDDITNTAHRFNTLWPTV, encoded by the coding sequence ATGAAACAAGCGCTGCGATTTCCGTCTGGTCTTTATGGAGTTACGCCCGATTGGCATGATGCCGATCGATTAGAGCAGGCGATACGACAGGCCGCGGCTGGCGGCATGACAGCCGTGCAATTGCGGCTTAAAGAGGTGACCCCGACGCAACGCCGAGCGATCGCCCAGCACCTCTTGCCAGTTTGCCGAGACCTGCAAGTACCACTCATCATGAATGATGACTGGCAGCTAGCGATAGAACTTGGAGCAGATGGCGTACATCTGGGCAAGGATGACGCTGATCCGGCCCAAGTGCGCAGTCAACTACCCCCGTCAATGCTGCTAGGTGTGTCGTGCTATTCAGATTTGGATAGAGCCCGACAGATGCTGGCTGTTGGCGTGGACTACATCGCATTTGGAGCCATGTTCAGCTCGGGCACCAAACCACAAGCCTCTCGAGCCCAGCTCACGATACTGACCCAGGCGCAGGCGCTCGTCAAATCGATGGCACCCAGACCAGCAGTGGTTGCCATCGGTGGCATCACGGCCGACAATGCTGCTAGCGTACTGGCAGCGGGTGCCGATAGTCTGGCGGTCGTCGGTGGGCTATTTATAACTGACGATATTACAAACACCGCACATCGTTTTAATACGCTTTGGCCGACCGTTTGA
- the hemL gene encoding glutamate-1-semialdehyde 2,1-aminomutase — translation MSTNAELFERACRSIPGGVNSPVRAFRSVGGTPRFVARAQGPYFWDAEDKRYIDYIGSWGPAILGHAHPAVVKAVQEAAVHGLSYGAPTEAEIEIAELLIERLPSMEQVRLVSSGTEATMSAIRLARGATGRNKIIKFEGCYHGHADSLLVKAGSGLLTFGNPTSAGVPAEFVSHTIVLDYNDSQAVREAFQTHGKEIACVIVEPMAGNMNLVKPAPGFLETLRELCTAYDSVLIFDEVMTGFRVGPQGVQGITGVTPDLTTLAKVIGGGMPIGAFGGRADIMNHIAPLGGVYQAGTLSGNPVAVAAGIKTLQLLGEPGFYDQLGAQTRKLTEGLTQQAKRHGIPFSADSEGGMFGIYFAQAVPKSLNDVSASDIERFKKFFHGMLDQGVYFAPSAYEAGFVSAMHDDSVIDATISAADAVFKSLV, via the coding sequence ATGAGTACCAACGCTGAACTGTTCGAACGCGCCTGTCGCAGCATTCCGGGCGGAGTCAACTCACCCGTTCGGGCGTTTCGCTCAGTCGGCGGCACCCCACGGTTCGTCGCACGTGCTCAGGGTCCTTACTTCTGGGATGCAGAGGACAAACGTTACATCGACTACATCGGCTCGTGGGGTCCTGCCATCCTCGGCCACGCACACCCGGCTGTGGTCAAGGCAGTTCAAGAGGCAGCTGTGCACGGCTTATCGTATGGCGCACCCACAGAGGCGGAAATCGAGATTGCAGAGCTTTTGATCGAGCGCTTGCCCAGCATGGAACAAGTGCGTCTGGTCAGTTCAGGTACAGAAGCCACCATGAGCGCCATACGCTTGGCACGCGGGGCAACCGGCCGCAACAAAATCATCAAGTTTGAAGGTTGCTATCACGGCCATGCTGATAGTCTTCTGGTCAAAGCAGGCTCTGGCTTGCTGACATTTGGCAATCCAACCTCTGCCGGTGTGCCAGCCGAGTTTGTGTCACACACCATCGTGCTGGACTATAACGACAGTCAAGCTGTGCGCGAGGCATTTCAGACCCATGGCAAAGAGATCGCATGCGTGATTGTTGAGCCCATGGCAGGCAACATGAACCTGGTCAAGCCAGCGCCAGGGTTTCTGGAAACCTTGCGTGAGCTTTGCACCGCCTATGACTCGGTGTTGATCTTTGATGAGGTGATGACTGGGTTTCGGGTCGGGCCTCAAGGTGTGCAAGGCATCACAGGGGTCACGCCAGATCTCACCACGCTGGCCAAGGTCATTGGTGGCGGTATGCCGATCGGTGCATTTGGCGGGCGGGCGGACATCATGAATCATATTGCACCGCTAGGCGGGGTATATCAGGCAGGCACTCTGTCGGGTAACCCGGTGGCTGTGGCAGCCGGCATCAAAACACTGCAGTTACTTGGCGAACCGGGTTTTTATGACCAACTTGGTGCACAAACCCGCAAGCTGACTGAAGGGCTCACGCAACAAGCCAAACGCCATGGCATACCATTTAGTGCCGACTCTGAAGGCGGCATGTTCGGCATTTACTTTGCCCAGGCGGTTCCCAAAAGCCTGAATGATGTGTCTGCTAGTGACATTGAGCGATTCAAAAAGTTTTTCCATGGCATGCTTGACCAAGGGGTGTATTTCGCACCATCAGCCTATGAAGCAGGTTTTGTCTCAGCCATGCATGACGACAGTGTCATCGATGCCACCATCTCGGCTGCAGATGCCGTATTCAAATCACTTGTCTAA
- the argJ gene encoding bifunctional glutamate N-acetyltransferase/amino-acid acetyltransferase ArgJ encodes MAVNLVIPERNTIYAVPGVEIGITAAGIRKKDRPDLTVFKLAPGTTVAGVFTTNRFRAAPVIVCEEHLGARTSIGALVINTGNANAGTAEQGMVRARRMCAATAQALGIDAQAVLPFSTGVILEPLPIDRIEAGIPKAVSGLSAENWYEAAHSIMTTDTLPKIYSSRIQIQGKTITITGISKGAGMIRPNMATMLGYLATDARIAQPLLQSLTREIANQSFNRITVDGDMSTNDSFIVMATGQSELTIQAETDPGYDELKAALAHAAKDLACKIVRDAEGATKFMTITVDDAGSHEEALKVAYAIAHSPLVKTAFFASDPNLGRILAAIGYAGIADLDVSKTRLWLGDVLVASAGGRDPNYQEEDGQRVMREPEILVRVSLGRGAVSETVYTCDFSHEYVSINADYRS; translated from the coding sequence ATGGCTGTCAACCTCGTCATTCCTGAACGCAACACGATCTACGCAGTGCCTGGCGTAGAAATCGGCATCACAGCGGCTGGCATCCGCAAGAAAGACCGGCCAGACCTGACCGTGTTCAAGTTGGCGCCTGGCACCACCGTAGCGGGTGTCTTTACGACCAACCGCTTTCGTGCAGCGCCTGTCATCGTCTGCGAAGAGCACCTCGGCGCCAGAACATCTATCGGCGCGCTGGTGATCAACACCGGCAACGCCAATGCTGGTACGGCAGAACAGGGGATGGTTCGGGCTCGCCGTATGTGCGCAGCCACTGCACAAGCGCTAGGCATTGATGCGCAGGCGGTATTGCCATTCTCTACTGGCGTGATCCTTGAGCCCCTGCCGATTGATCGCATCGAAGCCGGAATTCCAAAGGCAGTCAGCGGTCTGAGTGCCGAGAATTGGTATGAAGCTGCACACAGCATCATGACCACGGACACGTTGCCCAAGATTTACTCCTCACGCATCCAGATACAAGGCAAAACAATCACCATCACCGGCATCAGCAAGGGCGCTGGCATGATTCGACCCAACATGGCAACCATGTTGGGCTACTTGGCCACGGACGCCAGGATTGCGCAACCGCTACTGCAATCGCTGACTCGCGAGATCGCCAACCAGTCGTTTAACCGCATCACGGTTGATGGTGATATGTCAACGAACGATTCGTTCATCGTGATGGCAACTGGTCAATCCGAGCTCACGATCCAGGCCGAGACGGACCCAGGCTACGATGAACTAAAGGCTGCACTGGCCCATGCCGCCAAAGACTTAGCCTGCAAGATTGTGCGAGACGCCGAAGGTGCCACCAAGTTCATGACAATTACGGTAGATGATGCAGGCTCTCACGAGGAGGCACTAAAAGTCGCGTATGCAATCGCTCACTCGCCGCTGGTTAAAACAGCTTTTTTTGCGAGCGATCCGAATCTCGGGCGAATTCTCGCAGCGATTGGCTATGCTGGCATTGCCGACTTAGATGTCTCCAAAACCCGGCTTTGGCTAGGCGATGTGCTGGTGGCCAGCGCGGGTGGACGCGACCCAAACTACCAAGAAGAAGATGGACAGCGCGTGATGCGAGAGCCGGAGATTTTGGTGCGCGTCTCGCTTGGGCGTGGTGCGGTATCCGAGACCGTCTACACCTGCGACTTTTCTCATGAATATGTCAGCATCAACGCTGACTACCGTTCTTGA
- a CDS encoding ATP-binding protein, with translation MSQTTNSQDISELITLANGVLKQLQAWLPPAPPPVDWNARAFRWRKRGTAHGWLDAIAHPHRITLEDLQHIERQKTVIERNTLHFVQGKPANHVLMTGSRGTGKSSLVKAMLAQFGDQGLRLIEVDKADLGDLADIVDCVADRPERFIVFCDDLSFEEGESGYKALKSVLDGSAAATGDNVLIYATSNRRHLMPEYMNENLQAKHQPDGEVHPGETVEEKISLSERFGLWLSFYPFRQDDYLDIVAHWLRELGCSEASITEARTEALQWTLERGSRSGRVAWHFARDWAARHA, from the coding sequence ATGTCACAAACAACCAATTCACAAGATATCTCCGAACTCATCACGCTAGCCAATGGCGTGCTCAAACAGTTGCAAGCCTGGCTGCCGCCAGCGCCACCCCCGGTTGACTGGAATGCCAGGGCATTTCGTTGGCGCAAGCGCGGCACTGCCCACGGCTGGTTAGATGCCATTGCCCACCCGCACCGCATCACCCTGGAGGATCTGCAACATATCGAGCGCCAGAAAACCGTGATTGAACGCAATACGCTGCACTTTGTGCAGGGTAAGCCAGCCAATCATGTGCTGATGACAGGATCGCGCGGCACCGGTAAAAGCTCGTTGGTCAAGGCCATGTTGGCGCAGTTTGGGGATCAGGGCCTGCGCCTGATCGAGGTTGACAAAGCAGACCTTGGTGATCTGGCTGATATTGTGGATTGCGTGGCTGACCGTCCTGAACGATTTATCGTGTTTTGTGATGACTTGTCATTTGAAGAAGGCGAGTCAGGCTACAAGGCCCTGAAATCCGTACTGGATGGATCAGCCGCCGCGACGGGTGACAATGTGCTGATCTACGCTACGTCGAACCGACGCCACCTGATGCCTGAGTACATGAATGAGAATCTTCAGGCCAAACACCAACCAGACGGTGAAGTCCACCCGGGCGAAACAGTCGAAGAAAAAATCTCCCTCTCAGAGCGCTTCGGGTTATGGCTGTCGTTTTACCCATTTCGCCAAGACGATTATCTTGATATCGTCGCGCATTGGCTGCGCGAGCTTGGGTGCTCGGAAGCCTCCATCACCGAGGCGCGCACCGAAGCCCTGCAATGGACGCTGGAACGCGGCTCACGTTCCGGACGGGTAGCATGGCACTTTGCGAGGGACTGGGCTGCCCGTCATGCCTGA
- a CDS encoding Nudix family hydrolase — protein MTDPIIDVAVGVLLTDNGKVLLGDRPAGKPWAGWWELPGGKLEPGESVMQALGRELKEELGIELTDATPWVTYIHRYPTTTVRLHFCRVTGWVGEPQTLEQQQLKWVDIATATELPDLLPAAYPPLRWLKLPSKYLISSAHSSMGHAAFLDKLQVAMAQGVKLVQWREPAWDTPDMHAVFEQVKSCCHAHGAKLLINSVHDKALWHLADGVHLRAEDAKKLSGRPVALQGKLVGVSTHNEQELAIARAIEADFVVLGPVLPTASHPGAATLGWDEFERLNQLAGLPAFAIGGQSSASLALAQSRGAHGIAGIAHLID, from the coding sequence GTGACTGATCCCATCATTGACGTTGCCGTTGGCGTATTACTCACGGATAACGGCAAGGTATTGCTAGGTGATCGACCCGCGGGTAAGCCATGGGCTGGTTGGTGGGAGTTACCTGGGGGCAAGCTCGAACCCGGTGAGTCGGTGATGCAAGCGCTTGGGCGTGAGCTCAAGGAAGAGCTCGGCATTGAGCTGACGGATGCCACACCATGGGTGACCTACATTCACCGCTACCCAACCACGACTGTCAGGCTGCACTTTTGTCGTGTCACTGGTTGGGTGGGCGAGCCACAAACACTTGAGCAACAACAACTCAAATGGGTGGATATTGCAACGGCTACTGAATTGCCAGACCTATTGCCAGCCGCATACCCTCCGTTGCGTTGGCTGAAATTGCCAAGCAAGTACCTGATTTCATCAGCACACTCATCAATGGGCCATGCTGCCTTTTTGGATAAGCTTCAAGTCGCGATGGCACAAGGCGTCAAACTCGTCCAGTGGCGTGAACCAGCTTGGGACACACCGGATATGCATGCCGTATTTGAACAGGTTAAATCCTGTTGCCACGCCCATGGCGCCAAACTACTCATCAACAGCGTTCATGACAAGGCACTCTGGCATCTGGCTGACGGCGTACATTTGCGAGCCGAAGACGCTAAAAAGCTCTCGGGTAGACCTGTAGCGCTGCAAGGCAAGCTAGTCGGGGTGTCAACGCATAACGAACAAGAGTTAGCGATTGCCCGTGCCATTGAAGCTGATTTTGTAGTGCTTGGACCTGTACTGCCAACCGCATCACATCCGGGCGCCGCTACTCTGGGCTGGGATGAGTTCGAACGGCTCAACCAGTTAGCTGGTCTACCCGCATTTGCCATCGGAGGCCAAAGTAGTGCTTCGTTGGCGCTCGCTCAATCACGGGGCGCTCACGGCATTGCTGGTATTGCTCATCTGATCGACTGA
- a CDS encoding efflux transporter outer membrane subunit gives MSNCTGRSARLIPLFLSVVLAACTVGPDYQRPEVSLGTAFEQLQDNPGWMPAKPGTPAIGQQWWQIFNDNVLNGLMATLNAQNLSIEQAQAQYDQALTSVRSANAALYPTLGLNADLVRADAPILLPGSPVVAGGSGAYTEYDASLGLSWEIDLWGGIRRGVESAQASAQASAADLAGAKLSAQAALASTYFQVRVLDVQADLLDRTVTSYERSLRMTESLQKAGLTDKGDVAVAQTQLDTARAQRLDLQWRRAQLENAIAVLLGEAPSSFELAVKVDLSVQPPQIPVGVPSALLQRRPDIAAAERRTAAANARIGVATAAWFPDLTISASGGYRSRQFTQWFNAPAQFWALGPALAMAIFDGGRRQAQIEDAQAGFRAQAASYRLTSLRALQEVEDALVQLRVLAQVQQVQASAVAAARESLRIRRNQYEKGLVDYLSVALLETTLLNNERNAIGVMGDRLSASVKLVTALGGGWSVDQMSNTSNAVSAP, from the coding sequence ATGTCCAACTGCACGGGTCGTTCAGCCCGTTTAATCCCACTGTTTCTCTCAGTCGTGTTGGCTGCATGTACGGTCGGACCGGATTACCAGCGCCCGGAGGTAAGTCTCGGCACGGCTTTCGAGCAGTTACAGGACAACCCAGGCTGGATGCCTGCAAAGCCGGGAACACCGGCGATCGGTCAGCAGTGGTGGCAAATTTTTAATGACAACGTGCTCAATGGTCTGATGGCCACGTTGAATGCACAAAACTTAAGCATTGAGCAGGCACAGGCGCAATACGACCAGGCACTCACCTCAGTGCGCTCGGCCAACGCGGCGCTTTATCCGACGTTGGGTTTAAATGCCGATCTCGTGCGAGCCGATGCACCAATCTTGCTACCCGGATCGCCCGTTGTGGCCGGCGGATCCGGTGCTTACACCGAATATGACGCCAGCCTTGGTCTGAGCTGGGAGATTGATCTTTGGGGTGGCATTCGTCGCGGCGTGGAGTCTGCACAAGCCTCCGCGCAGGCCAGTGCGGCAGATCTTGCAGGTGCCAAGCTAAGTGCACAGGCCGCACTGGCAAGTACTTACTTTCAGGTTCGAGTGCTAGATGTTCAGGCTGACTTGCTCGACCGCACAGTTACTTCGTATGAGCGATCGTTGCGCATGACCGAAAGCCTGCAAAAGGCTGGTTTGACTGACAAAGGTGACGTGGCGGTTGCACAAACACAGCTTGATACAGCACGAGCGCAGCGTTTGGACCTGCAGTGGCGTCGTGCTCAACTTGAAAATGCCATTGCTGTGCTGCTTGGTGAGGCACCGTCAAGCTTTGAACTAGCGGTCAAAGTCGACTTGAGTGTCCAGCCGCCTCAGATTCCAGTGGGCGTTCCGTCCGCGCTGCTGCAACGGCGTCCTGACATCGCAGCAGCCGAGCGACGCACCGCTGCAGCCAATGCGCGAATCGGCGTAGCGACTGCTGCTTGGTTTCCAGACTTGACCATCTCCGCCAGCGGCGGTTACCGATCGCGTCAGTTCACGCAGTGGTTTAATGCGCCGGCCCAGTTCTGGGCTTTGGGTCCCGCCTTGGCCATGGCGATATTTGATGGTGGCCGACGTCAAGCCCAGATTGAAGACGCACAAGCCGGATTCAGGGCACAAGCGGCCAGCTACCGCTTGACATCACTTCGAGCCCTGCAAGAAGTTGAGGATGCGCTGGTGCAATTAAGGGTGCTTGCGCAAGTTCAGCAAGTGCAGGCCTCTGCGGTGGCAGCTGCTCGTGAATCTTTGCGGATTCGGCGTAATCAGTATGAGAAAGGCTTGGTGGATTATTTAAGTGTGGCGCTGCTGGAAACAACGCTGTTAAATAACGAACGTAACGCGATCGGTGTTATGGGCGATCGCTTGTCGGCCAGCGTCAAGCTGGTGACAGCGCTCGGTGGTGGTTGGTCAGTCGATCAGATGAGCAATACCAGCAATGCCGTGAGCGCCCCGTGA
- the zapD gene encoding cell division protein ZapD, whose protein sequence is MRFEYPFNERVRAWMRLEYLLDRLKFFAGPGDARLHQVALSALFDVLDATERTDVKGGVLQDLERQKAAFSALKDHPGVDDQALCKVIDDIDLAHAALTGQGRTGQTLRDNDWLTSLRGRLAVAGGGTQVDMPSFHAWQCQPEAVRCADLRQWIEPLLPLDQGIGLIMRLLRQAGETHDEIARNGAFQQMLGGKSYQLLRVWIDPQLNVFPEMSANKYMAWVRFSEQSGQSKPQPVQRDIAFRYALCAL, encoded by the coding sequence ATGCGCTTTGAATATCCCTTCAATGAGCGCGTGCGGGCCTGGATGCGTCTAGAGTATTTGCTGGACAGGCTCAAGTTTTTTGCTGGTCCGGGTGATGCTCGTCTTCACCAAGTTGCACTTAGTGCACTGTTCGATGTGCTTGATGCCACTGAGCGTACAGACGTCAAGGGTGGCGTGTTACAGGATCTTGAGCGACAGAAGGCCGCGTTCTCGGCACTGAAAGATCACCCCGGGGTTGATGATCAGGCACTTTGCAAGGTGATTGACGACATTGATCTCGCCCATGCAGCACTAACCGGGCAGGGTCGTACCGGTCAGACATTGCGCGACAACGATTGGCTAACGAGCCTACGAGGCCGACTAGCGGTTGCTGGTGGCGGCACGCAAGTCGACATGCCTTCATTTCACGCGTGGCAATGCCAGCCTGAAGCTGTACGATGTGCTGATCTGCGGCAGTGGATCGAGCCGCTGTTGCCATTGGATCAAGGCATTGGCCTTATCATGCGCTTATTACGGCAAGCTGGCGAAACCCATGACGAGATCGCTCGCAATGGTGCGTTTCAGCAAATGCTTGGTGGCAAGTCTTACCAGTTGCTGCGAGTCTGGATTGACCCGCAGCTTAATGTTTTTCCAGAGATGAGCGCCAACAAGTACATGGCATGGGTTCGGTTTTCTGAACAGTCAGGGCAATCCAAACCTCAGCCAGTCCAACGTGACATCGCATTTCGATATGCGCTGTGCGCACTCTAG